A single window of Nicotiana sylvestris chromosome 5, ASM39365v2, whole genome shotgun sequence DNA harbors:
- the LOC104238567 gene encoding aspartate--tRNA ligase 2, cytoplasmic-like has protein sequence MASDSEEGSNQGKKLSKKEAAKLERQRKRQEAAAAAATTALSAVSVDEGPDPLASNYGDVLLNDLQSKVLSGRQWTKVELLAPVMRDQVVLIRGRVQTIRPVGKKIAFVVVRERGFTVQCVLTVKPELVSAQMVKFATSLSKESIVDVEGVVTVPEKPITGATQQQVEVQISKLYCVNKAVPTLPINIEDAARSEVEIEQALEKGEQLVRVNQDTRLNYRILDMRTPANQGIFRIQCQVENIFRQFLLSEGFVGIHTPKLIGGSSEGGSAVFRLDYKGQPACLAQSPQLHKQMAICGDFGRVFEIGPVFRAEDSFTHRHLCEFTGLDVEMEIKEHYSEVMDIVDRLFVTIFDSLNDKCKKELEAIGRQYPFEPLRYFRGDKKTLRLTFEEGVQMLKEAGIEVDPFGDLNTESERKLGQLVAKKYGTEFYILHKYPLAVRPFYTMPCYDNPAYSNSFDVFIRGEEIISGAQRVHVPEFLAKRAEECGIDVKTISTYIDSFRYGAPPHGGFGVGLERVVMLFCALNNIRKTSLFPRDPQRIAP, from the exons ATGGCCTCGGATTCAGAAGAAGGCAGCAATCAAGGTAAAAAACTTTCCAAAAAAGAAGCCGCAAAGCTCGAACGCCAGCGCAAACGTCAAGAGGCTGCTGCAGCTGCTGCCACCACTGCCTTATCCGCTGTCTCCGTTGATGAAGGACCGGACCCGCTTGCCAGCAACTACGGCGACGTTCTGCTCAACGACCTGCAATCCAAGGTGTTGTCGGGTCGCCAATGGACCAAAGTCGAGTTACTTGCTCCGGTAATGAGGGACCAGGTGGTCCTGATTCGGGGTAGGGTTCAGACGATCCGTCCCGTTGGGAAGAAGATAGCTTTCGTTGTCGTGAGGGAACGAGGTTTCACAGTGCAGTGCGTGTTGACGGTAAAGCCAGAGTTGGTGAGTGCGCAGATGGTGAAATTCGCAACTAGTCTGAGCAAAGAGTCCATTGTTGATGTTGAAGGTGTTGTTACTGTCCCCGAGAAGCCAATTACGGGTGCTACTCAACAACAG GTGGAAGTTCAGATAAGCAAACTTTATTGTGTCAACAAGGCTGTGCCAACACTGCCAATTAATATCGAGGATGCTGCTAGAAGCGAGGTGGAGATAGAACAAGCTTTAGAG aaagGAGAGCAGCTTGTTCGTGTAAATCAGGATACTCGTTTGAACTACAGAATTCTAGATATGCGCACACCTGCAAATCAAGGGATCTTCCGCATCCAATGTCAAGTTGAAAAT ATATTTAGGCAGTTTTTGCTGTCTGAAGGTTTTGTTGGAATCCATACCCCAAAATTGATTGGAGGGTCTAGTGAAGGTGGTTCAGCTGTATTCAGACTGGATTACAAAGGGCAACCTGCATGTCTGGCACAGTCACCTCAGCTTCACAAACAAATGGCAATATGTGGTGATTTTGGCCGTGTGTTTGAAATTGGTCCCGTTTTTAGAGCAGAAGATTCTTTCACACACAGACATCTGTGTGAGTTTACAGGTCTTGATGTCGAAATGGAGATTAAAGAGCACTATTCAGAG GTCATGGATATTGTTGACCGCTTATTTGTGACAATTTTTGATAGTTTGAATGACAAATGCAAAAAGGAACTGGAAGCCATTGGAAGGCAATATCCTTTTGAACCTTTGAGG TATTTTCGGGGAGATAAAAAGACCTTACGGCTTACATTTGAAGAGGGAGTTCAAATGTTGAAG GAAGCTGGTATTGAAGTCGATCCGTTTGGGGACCTAAATACAGAATCAGAAAGAAAGCTGGGCCAGCTTGTTGCAAAGAA GTATGGAACTGAATTTTATATACTTCACAAATATCCCTTGGCAGTTCGTCCATTCTATACTATGCCATGTTATGATAATCCAGCTTACAGTAATTCTTTTGATGTCTTCATTAGAG GAGAAGAAATTATCTCCGGAGCTCAGCGTGTCCATGTACCTGAGTTCTTGGCAAAACGTGCTGAAGAATGTGGAATTGATGTGAAGACAATATCAACATATATTGATTCTTTCCG ATATGGTGCTCCTCCTCACGGTGGATTTGGAGTCGGACTGGAGCGTGTGGTGATGCTTTTCTGCGCGCTCAACAATATTCGCAAGACATCACTTTTCCCTCGTGACCCACAAAGGATTGCCCCCTGA